Within Channa argus isolate prfri chromosome 4, Channa argus male v1.0, whole genome shotgun sequence, the genomic segment TGTCCCTGATGGACAGCACAGACGGCCTCCCGCTCTGCTTCCCCAACCTCAACTCCTCCTGCAGACGACTTCTACGACCTCCATCTGAGGCTGCTCTACTCTACACTCTGCTCGCCTttgtctctctgctcactgtgatACTCaattttcttgtcattttttcCATCTCACACTTCCGGCAGCTTCACACCCCGACCAACACCTTGCtactctctctggctgtgtccgACCTGCTGTTGGGGATGCTGATAATGCCTATTGAAGGCCTGCATTACATTGAGACATGCTGGATGCTGGGGAGGCTAATGTGCGCTCTGAGTCCTTATGTTTTATACTCTCTGATCTCTATATCATTGGGTGACATGGTGCTCATATCCGTAGTACGTTATCTGACCATCTGTGACCCACTGAACTACAAGTCTAAGATCACCATGACTAATGTTAAcatctgtatctctctctgttGGACATCTTcaacaatatacaacagattaATTCTCAGGGAACACTTAGAAAACCCTGAAAGATTCAACTCCTGCCACGGAGAATGTGTGGTGGTCATCGATCACATTCCAGGGACTGTTGATCtctttgtcacatttgttgGGCCTTCTACTGTCATGGTTGTGCTGTATATGAGGGTCTTCCTGGTTGCCGTTTCACAGGCACGTGTAATTCAGTCACAGACTGCTGCTCCTAACGCTAGAGTGGCTCCCACTGCTAAGAAATCACAGGGGAaggcagccaggactcttgggaTTCTGATAgttgtgtttttgatgtgtttctgtccatCTTATTATCCTACTCTGGTTGGTGAAGTCATCTCCACTGGCTTGTCCTTTTACTCAGTATTAAATTGGATCCTACTGATGAACTCTTGTTTAAACCCTCTAATTTATGCACTGTTCtatccctggtttagaaaagcaaTTAAATTAATCTTTACATTCAAAATACTGCAATCTCACTCCCGGGATGTTATGATCATTTAAACAGAGCGAATAGTCATATCAAAGTGGTATGGAAACAAAACTGTTCTGCAGCTTAAATAAAAAGGTACCTGTAACGATGGTCCCAGGCAGAGATTCTCCCATTTTGTGACACAGTCATATTGTCAACATTTGCAGACACAGCTTTTTGCCTTGTTTTACATCTCACTGCAAATGTTGATACAAACACCTATTGTGAAACATTGTGCACAACAAACTATCTGGGCACATCTACAAATTAAACATAAACGCATCATCATGATGAATCAGGATTTTCTTGAACcactttatcattttttttcgTATGTCTTGTCTGCTGATGGCATTTTGATAACAAAATGGAATGCTATCTTTAGAACATCATAAGCTCTGTTGATTTTAATAGTGCAATAATTTAACACATTGTAACTAAACACACTATTTGGTAGTTTTCTGCTGTAGGCTGTTTAGTTTCTTCTGATTACTATTATTAAGaatttaatttcagcttttagcTTTTGTGCTGTTGAAAATATTCTAATTAGTGTGGTATTTATTTCTGTcatgttcattcattcacatgttAAATCACTATtaaactgcttttcttttatctaATTGTGCTGTTATTATCTTGGCGATGTTTTGTGTAGTTTAATACACCGATCAGACACAACATTAAGTAGACCTGTGCAATTCAATGTAATCAAATACAGTGGCTCttccatgaattctacttttacaatgttataagttctcagtttttaggttgaaagtcagaaaggtgataatttgaCTATGTATATATTATTGAGATCATAGTGGGTATTAAAGTCCTACTGGACTGCATTAAAACAAGGTGAGTAATGTTTTGGCCgatgtatttaaaattaatgaggtggccaaaacattagaaccacctcttaatggTTTACTAGCA encodes:
- the LOC137125989 gene encoding trace amine-associated receptor 13c-like; the protein is MDSTDGLPLCFPNLNSSCRRLLRPPSEAALLYTLLAFVSLLTVILNFLVIFSISHFRQLHTPTNTLLLSLAVSDLLLGMLIMPIEGLHYIETCWMLGRLMCALSPYVLYSLISISLGDMVLISVVRYLTICDPLNYKSKITMTNVNICISLCWTSSTIYNRLILREHLENPERFNSCHGECVVVIDHIPGTVDLFVTFVGPSTVMVVLYMRVFLVAVSQARVIQSQTAAPNARVAPTAKKSQGKAARTLGILIVVFLMCFCPSYYPTLVGEVISTGLSFYSVLNWILLMNSCLNPLIYALFYPWFRKAIKLIFTFKILQSHSRDVMII